In the Hordeum vulgare subsp. vulgare chromosome 7H, MorexV3_pseudomolecules_assembly, whole genome shotgun sequence genome, one interval contains:
- the LOC123412239 gene encoding uncharacterized protein LOC123412239 isoform X1, with product MLPPDAGDAGDGRHGRDGQVVRHRVRHAPLDVPRRRRGGALLRLCRRRRRHVLGLGRHLVPTGQAPGAPRVRHLPAATLVVELVGGAAREEGPRCRCRRRRQAEEGACLHGGAEEGVLAEAGTQVAALEPLDAGVEVADAACHGLLPQQPHGRAGWEGEEGEEEVDGVLAGLGEHHARPRRPRVHQELHGDRRRCVVAGRALFITNNRSSRTMTSYAARTHSERLIGGPCRHELHQTPSSGRYDARGYLTATYLNKLQKDVLQYGYSEVEGRRCFVSHFNLNPCDRSSFA from the exons ATGCTACCCCCTGATGCTGGAGATGCTGGAGATGGCCGACATGGGCGTGACGGCCAGGTCGTCCGTCACCGTGTACGTCACGCCCCCCTGGACGTACCTCGTCGTCGCCGTGGCGGCGCCTTGCTCCGGTtgtgccggcgccggcgccgccacGTACTGGGACTGGGTCGCCATCTCGTTCCTACAGGACAGGCACCGGGCGCCCCTCGCGTCCGACACTTACCCGCGGCAACCTTGGTAGTTGAATTGGTTGGTGGTGCCGCACGTGAAGAAGGTCCTCGGTGCCGGTGCCGGCGGCGCCGGCAGGCAGAGGAGGGGGCTTGCCTCCACGGCGGGGCAGAGGAGGGCGTCCTTGCCGAAGCCGGGACGCAGGTAGCTGCCCTCGAGCCGCTCGACGCTGGAGTAGAGGTTGCCGATGCTGCCTGCCATGGACTCCTTCCCCAGCAGCCTCACGGCCGTGCCGGCTGGGAGGGTGAGGAGGGAGAAGAGGAAGTCGACGGCGTCCTTGCCGGCCTCGGTGAACACCACGCGCGGCCGCGGCGGCCTCGTGTCCACCAGGAGCTTCATGGTGATCGGCGCCGGTGTGTGGTAGCTGGCCGTGCATTGTTCATCACCAACAATCGGAGCAGCCGCACCATGACATCCTACGCCGCGCGCACTCACTCGGAGCGCCTCATCGGAGGACCATGTCGTCATGAACTCCATCAAACACCATCCTCG GGAAGATATGATGCAAGAGGATATTTGACAGCAACGTATTT GAACAAACTACAAAAA GATGTTCTACAATACGGCTACTCGGAAGTAGAGGGAAGAAGATGCTTTGTATCTCATTTTAATTTAAATCCATGTGATAGATCAAGTTTTGCGTGA
- the LOC123412239 gene encoding uncharacterized protein LOC123412239 isoform X4: MLPPDAGDAGDGRHGRDGQVVRHRVRHAPLDVPRRRRGGALLRLCRRRRRHVLGLGRHLVPTGQAPGAPRVRHLPAATLVVELVGGAAREEGPRCRCRRRRQAEEGACLHGGAEEGVLAEAGTQVAALEPLDAGVEVADAACHGLLPQQPHGRAGWEGEEGEEEVDGVLAGLGEHHARPRRPRVHQELHGDRRRCVVAGRALFITNNRSSRTMTSYAARTHSERLIGGPCRHELHQTPSSGRYDARGYLTATYLMFYNTATRK; this comes from the exons ATGCTACCCCCTGATGCTGGAGATGCTGGAGATGGCCGACATGGGCGTGACGGCCAGGTCGTCCGTCACCGTGTACGTCACGCCCCCCTGGACGTACCTCGTCGTCGCCGTGGCGGCGCCTTGCTCCGGTtgtgccggcgccggcgccgccacGTACTGGGACTGGGTCGCCATCTCGTTCCTACAGGACAGGCACCGGGCGCCCCTCGCGTCCGACACTTACCCGCGGCAACCTTGGTAGTTGAATTGGTTGGTGGTGCCGCACGTGAAGAAGGTCCTCGGTGCCGGTGCCGGCGGCGCCGGCAGGCAGAGGAGGGGGCTTGCCTCCACGGCGGGGCAGAGGAGGGCGTCCTTGCCGAAGCCGGGACGCAGGTAGCTGCCCTCGAGCCGCTCGACGCTGGAGTAGAGGTTGCCGATGCTGCCTGCCATGGACTCCTTCCCCAGCAGCCTCACGGCCGTGCCGGCTGGGAGGGTGAGGAGGGAGAAGAGGAAGTCGACGGCGTCCTTGCCGGCCTCGGTGAACACCACGCGCGGCCGCGGCGGCCTCGTGTCCACCAGGAGCTTCATGGTGATCGGCGCCGGTGTGTGGTAGCTGGCCGTGCATTGTTCATCACCAACAATCGGAGCAGCCGCACCATGACATCCTACGCCGCGCGCACTCACTCGGAGCGCCTCATCGGAGGACCATGTCGTCATGAACTCCATCAAACACCATCCTCG GGAAGATATGATGCAAGAGGATATTTGACAGCAACGTATTT GATGTTCTACAATACGGCTACTCGGAAGTAG
- the LOC123412239 gene encoding uncharacterized protein LOC123412239 isoform X3 yields MLPPDAGDAGDGRHGRDGQVVRHRVRHAPLDVPRRRRGGALLRLCRRRRRHVLGLGRHLVPTGQAPGAPRVRHLPAATLVVELVGGAAREEGPRCRCRRRRQAEEGACLHGGAEEGVLAEAGTQVAALEPLDAGVEVADAACHGLLPQQPHGRAGWEGEEGEEEVDGVLAGLGEHHARPRRPRVHQELHGDRRRCVVAGRALFITNNRSSRTMTSYAARTHSERLIGGPCRHELHQTPSSGRYDARGYLTATYLNKLQKVRIT; encoded by the exons ATGCTACCCCCTGATGCTGGAGATGCTGGAGATGGCCGACATGGGCGTGACGGCCAGGTCGTCCGTCACCGTGTACGTCACGCCCCCCTGGACGTACCTCGTCGTCGCCGTGGCGGCGCCTTGCTCCGGTtgtgccggcgccggcgccgccacGTACTGGGACTGGGTCGCCATCTCGTTCCTACAGGACAGGCACCGGGCGCCCCTCGCGTCCGACACTTACCCGCGGCAACCTTGGTAGTTGAATTGGTTGGTGGTGCCGCACGTGAAGAAGGTCCTCGGTGCCGGTGCCGGCGGCGCCGGCAGGCAGAGGAGGGGGCTTGCCTCCACGGCGGGGCAGAGGAGGGCGTCCTTGCCGAAGCCGGGACGCAGGTAGCTGCCCTCGAGCCGCTCGACGCTGGAGTAGAGGTTGCCGATGCTGCCTGCCATGGACTCCTTCCCCAGCAGCCTCACGGCCGTGCCGGCTGGGAGGGTGAGGAGGGAGAAGAGGAAGTCGACGGCGTCCTTGCCGGCCTCGGTGAACACCACGCGCGGCCGCGGCGGCCTCGTGTCCACCAGGAGCTTCATGGTGATCGGCGCCGGTGTGTGGTAGCTGGCCGTGCATTGTTCATCACCAACAATCGGAGCAGCCGCACCATGACATCCTACGCCGCGCGCACTCACTCGGAGCGCCTCATCGGAGGACCATGTCGTCATGAACTCCATCAAACACCATCCTCG GGAAGATATGATGCAAGAGGATATTTGACAGCAACGTATTT GAACAAACTACAAAAAGTAAGAATTACATGA
- the LOC123412239 gene encoding uncharacterized protein LOC123412239 isoform X2, which produces MLPPDAGDAGDGRHGRDGQVVRHRVRHAPLDVPRRRRGGALLRLCRRRRRHVLGLGRHLVPTGQAPGAPRVRHLPAATLVVELVGGAAREEGPRCRCRRRRQAEEGACLHGGAEEGVLAEAGTQVAALEPLDAGVEVADAACHGLLPQQPHGRAGWEGEEGEEEVDGVLAGLGEHHARPRRPRVHQELHGDRRRCVVAGRALFITNNRSSRTMTSYAARTHSERLIGGPCRHELHQTPSSLCSREKTGSSPCSGVDLASSCAREKTDSSPCTLCKT; this is translated from the exons ATGCTACCCCCTGATGCTGGAGATGCTGGAGATGGCCGACATGGGCGTGACGGCCAGGTCGTCCGTCACCGTGTACGTCACGCCCCCCTGGACGTACCTCGTCGTCGCCGTGGCGGCGCCTTGCTCCGGTtgtgccggcgccggcgccgccacGTACTGGGACTGGGTCGCCATCTCGTTCCTACAGGACAGGCACCGGGCGCCCCTCGCGTCCGACACTTACCCGCGGCAACCTTGGTAGTTGAATTGGTTGGTGGTGCCGCACGTGAAGAAGGTCCTCGGTGCCGGTGCCGGCGGCGCCGGCAGGCAGAGGAGGGGGCTTGCCTCCACGGCGGGGCAGAGGAGGGCGTCCTTGCCGAAGCCGGGACGCAGGTAGCTGCCCTCGAGCCGCTCGACGCTGGAGTAGAGGTTGCCGATGCTGCCTGCCATGGACTCCTTCCCCAGCAGCCTCACGGCCGTGCCGGCTGGGAGGGTGAGGAGGGAGAAGAGGAAGTCGACGGCGTCCTTGCCGGCCTCGGTGAACACCACGCGCGGCCGCGGCGGCCTCGTGTCCACCAGGAGCTTCATGGTGATCGGCGCCGGTGTGTGGTAGCTGGCCGTGCATTGTTCATCACCAACAATCGGAGCAGCCGCACCATGACATCCTACGCCGCGCGCACTCACTCGGAGCGCCTCATCGGAGGACCATGTCGTCATGAACTCCATCAAACACCATCCTCG CTGTGTTCGCGCGAGAAGACGGGCTCCTCTCCGTGCTCAGGCGTGGACCTAGCCTCATCGTGTGCGCGCGAGAAGACAGACTCCTCTCCGTGCACTTTGTGTAAAACCTGA